The proteins below are encoded in one region of Stigmatopora argus isolate UIUO_Sarg chromosome 2, RoL_Sarg_1.0, whole genome shotgun sequence:
- the lipca gene encoding hepatic triacylglycerol lipase, which yields MSVLKVLCCLLLTCHAADGRTTNANGTDVAFPKERRDPPRKPAGRADVSGTVFRLFSTAAGEDTCVLKPKQLHGLSSCAFNATNPLVIITHGWSVDGTMENWVTKLASVLKTHLKDVNVVMTDWLSLAHQYYPKAARSTRTVGKDIAHLLASLKEQYNYSFRKVHLIGYSLGAHISGFAGSYLKGPEQIGRITGLDPAGPLFEGTSRADRLSPDDAEFVDAVHTFTHERLGLSVGIKRAVAHYDFYPNGGNFQPGCDNIYEHISQYGLLGFGQTVKCAHERSVHLFIDSMLNKDQPMRAYRCSDKLAFDRGACLECRGNRCNTLGYPVKKVRTGRRDNRLFLKTRSAAPYKLYHYQLKIQFVQSIENAKPPLIISITGTEEESAALPIAFTEEILGNKTYTFLITLEKHLGDLMMLKFHWEGWDLLKSMLNRVQTIIPWSVRHTKPMLTVGRISLRDGHTQQRTYFCPMTNEQNHWEMSQVKIFVRCQQDRRRHSHKRRKHS from the exons ATGTCTGTGCTCAAAGTCCTGTGCTGTTTGCTGCTAACGTGTCACGCCGCAGACGGAAGGACGACCAATGCAAACGGGACAG ACGTGGCCTTCCCAAAAGAGCGACGGGACCCTCCCAGAAAGCCGGCAGGGCGGGCGGACGTCAGCGGCACCGTCTTCCGGCTGTTTTCGACGGCAGCCGGGGAGGACACCTGCGTGCTGAAGCCCAAGCAGCTGCACGGCCTTTCGTCGTGCGCTTTCAACGCCACTAATCCCCTGGTCATCATCACTCACGGGTGGTCG gtggATGGTACAATGGAGAATTGGGTGACCAAGTTGGCATCCGTCCTAAAGACACACCTTAAAGATGTCAACGTGGTGATGACCGACTGGTTGTCACTGGCTCACCAGTATTACCCCAAAGCGGCACGCAGTACACGCACGGTTGGAAAAGACATCGCGCATCTGCTGGCCTCGCTTAAG GAGCAGTACAACTATTCCTTCAGGAAGGTTCACTTGATCGGTTATAGTCTGGGAGCTCACATCTCGGGCTTTGCCGGGAGCTATCTGAAAGGGCCAGAACAGATTGGAAGAATTACGG GCCTGGATCCCGCCGGGCCCTTGTTTGAAGGCACGTCTCGTGCCGACAGACTGTCCCCCGACGACGCAGAGTTTGTGGACGCCGTTCACACGTTCACCCACGAGCGTCTGGGCCTCAGCGTGGGCATCAAGAGAGCCGTGGCTCATTATGACTTTTACCCAAACGGTGGAAACTTCCAACCCGGATGCGACAACATCTATGAGCACATCTCGCAGTACGGCCTTCTTG GTTTTGGGCAAACGGTGAAATGCGCCCACGAGCGCTCCGTGCATCTGTTCATCGACTCCATGCTCAACAAGGACCAGCCCATGCGGGCCTACAGGTGCAGCGACAAGCTGGCCTTTGACCGAGGCGCATGTCTGGAATGTCGCGGGAATCGGTGCAACACGCTCGGCTACCCGGTCAAGAAGGTGCGCACGGGACGACGCGACAACAGGCTGTTCCTGAAAACGCGCTCTGCGGCGCCCTACAAGC TTTATCACTACCAACTGAAGATCCAGTTCGTGCAGTCTATCGAGAACGCCAAGCCGCCACTCATCATCTCCATCACTGGCACAGAGGAGGAGAGCGCGGCACTTCCCATTGCCTT CACGGAGGAGATTCTGGGGAACAAGACGTACACCTTCCTGATcacattggaaaaacatttggggGATCTCATGATGCTTAAGTTCCACTGGGAGGGATGGGATCTCTTGAAAAGCATGTTGAATCGAGTCCAGACCATCATACCCTGGAGCGTACGACACACCAAACCAATGCTGACCGTGGGCAGGATCAGCCTTAGAGATGGCCACACGCAACAAAg GACATATTTTTGTCCCATGACAAATGAGCAAAATCATTGGGAAATGTCACAAGTGAAAATCTTTGTACGCTGCCAACAAGATCGAAGAAGGCATTCGCACAAGAGGAGAAAGCACAGCTAA
- the adam10a gene encoding disintegrin and metalloproteinase domain-containing protein 10 gives MIFVKAIVALCCLLHTAAPFGTPLNKYISHYEGLSYDTDAVHKSHQRAKRALSLQDEILHLNFHSHGRNFNLRMQRDTSTFTPDVVMEVSGNKEPIDTSHIYRGEILGEKETLSHGSVINGRFEGFIKTQGGTFYVEPSERYLEEMNMNFHSIIYHEDNITYPHKYGSDGSCADPTIFKRMRKYQDSAIDSPVKVVDIEHENRGYGPVIFRKKRAVDQDKNTCQLLIQADHFFFNYYGSREAVIAQISSHVQAINSIYQITDFNGIRNIGFMVKRIIINTTNTESDNPFRFANIGVEKFLELNSEQNHDDYCLAYLFTDRDFDGGVLGLAWVASGSSGGICEKNRLYSDGKRKSLNTGIVTVKNYGSHVPPKVSHITFAHEVGHSFGSTHDTGIKCTPGESSVQAEKEFGNYIMYARATSGDKPNNNKFSSCSIDLISAILASKKDQCFVVSGQPICGNGLVEEGEECDCGYSDQCTNDCCYNANEEDGKRCKLQPGKSCSPSQGPCCTELCSFKDQLNSCSKETECSYEGMCDGSAARCPAPRPKENFTSCHEETQVCVSGVCSGSICEKHNLEECTCVSENEKDEAADLCHVCCMERMNPSTCSSTGSEKWDRYFNGRVINLQPGSPCNDFKGYCDVFKKCRLVDADGPLSRLKKAIFNAETYETVAEWIVDHWWAVLLMGIALILLMAGFIKICSVHTPSNNPKLPPPKPLPGTLRKRRHRDRGEVYQMGQMSL, from the exons CTCCACACCGCAG CTCCATTTGGAACACCCTTGAACAAGTACATCAGCCATTACGAAGGTTTATCCTATGACACCGATGCAGTACACAAGAGTCACCAGAGGGCCAAGAGGGCGCTCTCTCTGCAAGACGAAATCCTGCACCTCAACTTCCATTCTCACGGCAG AAATTTCAACTTGCGCATGCAGAGAGACACCTCGACGTTTACTCCTGATGTCGTCATGGAGGTGTCAGGAAATAAAGAACCAATCGACACGTCTCATATCTACCGTGGAGAAATCCTGG GTGAAAAAGAAACACTGAGCCACGGCTCTGTGATCAACGGTCGATTTGAAGGCTTCATTAAAACGCAGGGTGGAACTTTTTACGTTGAGCCGTCAGAGCGCTACTTGGAGGAGATGAATATGAATTTTCATTCCATCATCTATCATGAAGACAATATCA CTTACCCTCATAAATACGGCTCCGATGGATCCTGCGCTGATCCCACGATATTTAAAAGAATGAGGAAGTACCAGGATTCCGCAATCGACTCGCCTGTCAAA GTTGTAGACATCGAGCATGAAAACAGAGGCTACGGTCCTGTCATTTTTAGAAAGAAGAGGGCTGTGGATCAAGATAAAAATACCTGCCAGCTTCTAATTCAAGCTGACCACTTCTTCTTCAACTATTATGGCAGTCGAGAAGCCGTCATTGCCCAG ATCTCCAGCCACGTTCAAGCAATTAATTCCATTTACCAGATCACAGACTTCAATGGCATCCGAAATATTGGCTTCATGGTGAAAAGGATTATT ATAAACACCACAAACACAGAAAGCGACAACCCGTTTCGTTTTGCCAACATCGGAGTGGAGAAGTTTTTGGAGCTCAACTCTGAACAGAACCACGATGACTACTGCCTGGCCTACCTATTCACCGACAGGGACTTTGACGGCGGCGTCCTCGGCTTGGCTTGGGTCGCCTCAG GGAGCTCTGGAGGCATCTGCGAGAAAAACAGACTCTACTCGGATGGCAAGCGGAAGTCACTCAACACGGGCATCGTCACCGTGAAAAACTACGGCTCACACGTCCCTCCAAAGGTGTCGCACATCACCTTCGCCCACGAGGTCGGCCACAGTTTTGGCTCTACC CACGACACCGGGATCAAATGCACCCCGGGAGAGTCTTCTGTTCAGGCCGAAAAGGAGTTTGGCAACTACATCATGTATGCCAGAGCTACCTCAGGAGACAagcccaacaacaacaagttTTCATCGTGCAGCATCGACCTGATAAGTGCCATCCTGGCATCGAAAAAGGATCAGTGTTTTGTCG TGTCCGGACAGCCTATCTGTGGCAATGGACTTGTGGAGGAAGGAGAGGAGTGTGACTGTGGCTATAGCGATCAGTGTACAAACGACTGCTGCTATAACGCCAACGAAGAGGATGGCAAAAGGTGTAAACTCCAACCTGGGAAGAGCTGCAG CCCAAGTCAAGGACCATGCTGCACTGAGTTGTGCTCTTTTAAGGACCAACTTAACAGTTGCAGCAAAGAGACGGAGTGTTCCTACGAGGGAATGTGCGACGGAAGCGCCGCTCGGTGTCCCGCCCCGCGACCAAAGGAAAACTTCACCTCTTGCCACGAGGAAACGCAAGTCTGCGTCAGTGGA GTCTGTTCAGGCTCCATTTGCGAGAAGCACAATCTGGAAGAATGTACTTGTGTTAGTGAGAACGAAAAGGATGAAGCGGCTGATCTCTGTCACGTGTGCTGCATGGAAAGAA TGAACCCCAGCACGTGCAGCAGCACCGGTTCGGAGAAATGGGACCGGTACTTCAACGGAAGGGTCATTAATCTTCAGCCTGGCTCGCCGTGCAATGATTTCAAGGGCTACTGCGATGTGTTCAAGAAGTGTCGTCTGGTGGATGCCGATGGGCCTCTTTCCAGGCTTAAGAAAGCCATATTCAATGCGGAAACCTATGAGACCGTCGCCGAATGGATCGTG GATCACTGGTGGGCTGTGCTTTTAATGGGCATCGCCCTTATTTTGTTAATGGCTGGTTTCATCAAGATCTGCAGCGTCCACACTCCCAGCAACAACCCCAAACTGCCTCCTCCAAAACCGCTGCCAG GCACTCTGAGAAAAAGGCGGCATCGCGACCGCGGAGAGGTCTACCAAATGGGTCAAATGAGCCTCTGA